In Streptomyces liangshanensis, the DNA window GGGACCGGTGGCGGCCGAGGCGGTACGGGTGCTGGACACCGGTGACACGAAGGGGTTCCGCGAACTGCTCGACCCCACGGTGGAGTTGTCCCGCCACCTGTTCCGGGCGCCGACCCGCTTCTACAAGACCGGCGTGGTGTTCCTGGCCTGGCTGGCGGGCCACCAGGACCACTTCGCGATGGTCGGCGGACTCCAGTCGGCGCGCTCGCTGCCGCATCTGGCGCGGGCGTACGAACTGGCCGACGGGCTGGGCCTGTTCCCGGACCCGAAGGCGGCGGAGGCCCGGATGGGGTCGCTGCTCGACGTGTACGGAGTGAGCCGGTGACCCGAGACAGTGCCCCCGGCCTCGGCCGCTTCAGCATCAACCAGATGACCGTCAAACAGCTGTCCCTGCCGGAGCTGACCGAGGCCTGCGTACGGCTCGGGATCCCCGGCGTCGGCCTGTGGCGCGCGCCGGTCCAGGAGTACGGGGTCGAGGCCGCCGCCAAGCTCGTACGGGAGGCCGGGCTCGGCGTCACCACGCTCTGCCGGGGCGGCTTCCTCACCGCGGCCGACCCCGCCGGACGCGCGGAGGCGTTGGCCGACAACCGGGCGGCGATCGACGAGGCGGTGACGCTCGGCACCGACACGCTGGTCCTCGTCTCCGGCGGACTGCCGTCCGGCGACCAGGACTTGGCCGGGGCGCGGGAGCGGATCGCCGACGCGCTGGGGGAGCTGGCCCCGTACGCCGGCGAACGCGGCATCCGGCTGGCGATCGAGCCGCTGCACCCCATGTTCGCCTCGGACCGGTGTGTGGTCTCCACGCTGGACCAGGCCCTCGAACTGGCCGAGCGCTTCCCGGCGGACCAGGTGGGCGTGGTCGTGGACACGTACCACGTCTGGTGGGACGACCGGGCGCCCGCGGCCGTCGCCCGCGCCGCGGGCCGTGTCTTCTCCTTCCAACTGGCCGATTGGACGACGCCCCTTCCGGCCGGGGTCCTGAACGGCCGCGGCCAGCTCGGCGACGGAGCGGTCGACCTGCGGGCGTGGCGCGCGCGGGTGGACGCGGCCGGTTACGACGGGCCGGTCGAGGTGGAGCTGTTCAACGACGAGCTGTGGGCGCGGGACGGCGTGGAGCTGCTGGAGGAGGTCGTGGAGCGGTATGTGGCGCACGCGCTCCCGCGATGACGGAAGCGCGAGAAAATTACTCTGCGGAATCGTGCAACCATCCCAGCGTGAGATGAGTCGTACAGGTCGGCAAGGTTTTCGGGGGACTGATCCGGGGGGATCACGAAGCCTTGCCGATGGGGGGAGCGCATGGGGCCCGGTCCTTGGACCGGGCCCCTGGTAGCGCGCCAGGGGCCCAGGGGGAGTTGTCCCCAGGGAAGTTATCCACAGGCCCGGCACGATGTCGGAGGCCGACGGTAGCGTCGGATCATGTCCAACCGGTCCGCCCAAGACACCCCGACCCCGACCCCGACCCACACCCCCGCTCCCGCACTCGCCGTCCTCGAAGCCGTCCTCGAACGGATCACGTACGCCAACGAGGAGAACGGCTACACGGTCGCCCGGGTCGACACCGGCCGGGGCGGCGATCTCCTCACCGTCGTCGGCGCGCTGCTCGGCGCGCAGCCCGGCGAGTCGCTGCGGATGGAGGGCCGCTGGGCCTCGCACCCCCAGTACGGCAAGCAGTTCACGGTGGAGAACTACACGACGGTCCTGCCCGCCACGATCCAGGGCATCCGCCGCTACCTCGGCTCGGGCCTGATCAAGGGCATCGGCCCGCGCATCGCGGACCGGATCGTGGAGCACTTCGGGCTGGACACCCTGGACATCGTCGAGCGGGAGCCGAAGCGGCTCGTGGAGGTCCCCGGCCTGGGGCCCAAGCGGACGAAGATGATCGCCGCCGCCTGGGAGGAGCAGAAGGCCATCAAGGAGGTCATGATCTTCCTCCAGGGCGTCGGTGTCTCCACCTCCATCGCGGTGCGGATCTACAAGAAGTACGGGGACGCCTCGATCTCGGTCGTCAGGAACGAGCCGTACCGGCTGGCCGCCGACGTCTGGGGCATCGGCTTCCTCACCGCGGACCGGATCGCGCAGGCCGTCGGCATCCCGCACGACAGCCCGGAGCGGGTCAAGGCGGGCCTCCAGTACGCGCTGTCGCAGTCCACCGACCAGGGCCACTGCTTCCTGCCCGAGGAGCGGCTCATCGCGGACGCCGTGAAGCTGCTCCAGGTCGACACGGGCCTGGTCATCGAGTGCCTGGCCGTGCTGACCACGGAGGACGAGGGGGCGGTGCGCGAGCGCGTGCCGGGGCCGGAGGGCGGGGAGCCGGTGAACGGGATCTATCTGGTCCCCTTCCACCGCGCGGAGCTCTCCCTCTCCGCCCAGGTGCTCCGGCTGCTGCGGACCGGCGAGGACCGGATGCCGGCGTTCCGGGACGTGGCGTGGGACAAGGCGCTGGCGTGGCTCGCGGATCGTACGGGCGCGGCGCTGGCGCCCGAGCAGCAGCAGGCGGTCAGGCTGGCGCTGACCGAGAAGGTCGCGGTGCTGACCGGTGGCCCCGGCTGTGGGAAGTCCTTCACGGTCCGCTCGATCGTGGAGCTGGCGCGCGCGAAGAAGGCCAAGGTCGTGCTGGCCGCCCCGACCGGGCGCGCGGCGAAGCGGCTGGCCGAGCTGACGGGGGCCGAGGCGTCGACGGTGCACCGGCTGCTGGAGCTGAAGCCGGGCGGGGACGCGGCGTACGACAGGGACCGGCCGCTGGACGCGGACCTGGTGGTGGTGGACGAGGCCTCGATGCTGGACCTGCTGCTGGCCAACAAGCTGGTGAAGGCGGTGGCGCCGGGGGCGCATCTGCTGCTGGTGGGGGATGTCGACCAGTTGCCGTCGGTCGGGGCGGGGGAGGTGTTGCGGGATCTGCTGGCGGAGGGCGGTCCCGTGCCGCAGGTCCGGCTCACCCGGATCTTCCGGCAGGCGCAGCGGTCGGGGGTGGTCACCAACGCCCACCGGATCAACTCGGGGGTGCATCCGATCACGCAGGGCCTCTCCGACTTCTTCCTCTTCGTGGAGGACGAGACGGAGGACGCCGGCCGCGTCACGGTGGAGGTCGCGGCCCGCCGTATCCCCGCGAAGTTCGGCCTGGACCCGCGGCGGGACGTGCAGGTGCTGGCGCCGATGCACCGCGGGCCGGCGGGCGCGGGGGCGCTGAACGGCTTGCTCCAGCAGGCCATCACGCCGGGCCGGCCCGACCTGCCGGAGAAGCGGCTCGGCGGGCGGGTGTTCCGGGTGGGGGACAAGGTCACCCAGATCCGCAACAACTACGAGAAGGGCGAGAACGGGGTCTTCAACGGCACGGTCGGGGTGGTCACCTCGCTGAACCTGGAGGACCAGCGGCTGACGGTCCTGACGGACGAGGACGAGGAGGTGCCGTACGACTTCGACGAGCTGGACGAGCTGGCGCACGCGTACGCGATGACGATCCACCGCTCCCAGGGCAGCGAGTACCCGGCCGTGGTCATCCCGGTCACGACGGGGGCCTGGATGATGCTCCAGCGGAATCTTCTCTACACGGCGGTGACCCGCGCCAAGAAGCTGGTGGTGCTGGTGGGCTCGCGCAAGGCCATAGGGCAGGCGGTGCGGACGGTCTCGGCGGGCAGACGCTTCACCGCCCTGGACCACCGGCTGTCGGGCCTTCCGCTCCCCGACGACCGGCCCGCCGTACGCAACTGAGCGCGTGGACTTTCAGAACGGGTGCGAAGAGGGCAGGATGAACAGGTTCGCGGCACTGAGTGCCGCGGATAGGCCTAATGGCCGACCCCGAGTGCACTCTCCTGAGCCAAATGGGGGATGGTAGAGACAGTCAGGGCACCTCGAAGAAGAGGCACTACGTCGGTGAGGGATGACGTGAGCGAGAAACGCGACAACGACGCGAACGACGCGGTAGTACTGCGGTACGGCGACGGCGAGTACACCTATCCGGTGATCAACAGCACCGTCGGCGATTCGGGCTTCGACATCGGAAAGCTCCGTGCTCAGACCGGCCTGGTGACACTGGACAGCGGGTACGGCAACACCGCCGCCTACAAGTCCGGGATCACCTACCTCGACGGCGAGCAGGGCATCCTCCGCTATCGCGGTTACCCCATCGAGCAGCTGGCCGAGCGGTCCAGCTTCGTCGAGGTGGCGTACCTGCTGATCAACGGTGAACTCCCGACCGTCGACGAGCTGGCCTCGTTCAAGAACGAGATCACCCAGCACACGCTGCTGCACGAGGACGTCAAGCGGTTCTACGACGGATTCCCGCGCGACGCGCACCCGATGGCGATGCTGTCCTCCGTGGTCAGCGCGCTGTCGACGTTCTACCAGGACAGTCACAATCCGTTCGACGAGAAGCAGCGCCACCTCTCGACGATCCGGCTGCTCGCCAAGCTTCCGACGATCGCGGCGTACGCGTACAAGAAGTCGATCGGCCACCCCTTCGTCTACCCGCGCAACGACCTCGGGTACGTCGAGAACTTCCTGCGCATGACGTTCTCCGTCCCCGCGCAGGAGTACGTGCCGGACCCGGTCGTGGTCGCCGCGCTCGACAAGCTCCTCATCCTGCACGCGGACCACGAGCAGAACTGTTCGACGTCCACCGTGCGGCTCGTCGGCTCGTCGCAGGCGAACATGTTCGCCTCGATCTCCGCGGGCATCAGCGCCCTGTGGGGCCCGTTGCACGGCGGCGCCAACGCCTCCGTCCTGGAGATGCTCGAAGGCATCCAGGCGGCCGGTGGTGACGTCGACGCCTTCATCCGCAAGGTGAAGAACAAGGAAGACGGCGTCAAGCTCATGGGCTTCGGACACCGTGTGTACAAGAACTTCGACCCCCGGGCGAAGATCATCAAGGCGGCGGCGCACGACGTCCTGTCGGCGCTCGGCAAGTCCGACGAGCTGCTCGACATCGCGCTCAAGCTGGAGGAGCACGCGCTGGCCGACGAGTACTTCGTCGAGCGCAAGCTCTACCCGAACGTGGACTTCTACACCGGCCTGATCTACCGGGCCATGGGCTTCCCCACCGAGATGTTCACCGTGCTCTTCGCGATCGGCCGGCTGCCCGGCTGGATCGCCCAGTGGCACGAGATGATCAAGGAGCCGGGATCCCGCATCGGCCGCCCGCGCCAGATCTACACGGGCGAGGTCCTGCGCGACTTCGTGCCGGTCGAGGGCCGCTGACCCCAGCGGGTCCCCGCCGGGTCCCCCCGGCAAGGTTGTGGAGACAGAAAAGCGCCCCGCCGCCGATCCCCCCACGGGTCGACGAGCGGGGCGCTTCCCATATCCCCGGTGCGGATTCCCCCCACGGGATCCGGCCCGGGCGTCTACGGAAACCACTACGGGCTTCTCGCGCGCTCTGACCGGGGTACGTACCTGCGGGAGGGCCGCTCAAAGCTCCCCGCGGTGCACGTGCCCCGGTCGATCGCGCCTGTCCGGAACGTCCCCCAAGACGTCCCATGACATGCCGTCGAACGTCCCCCAAGACGTTCTTCAGCATCGCCTTCTAAGACACGCGAGCTGCCCGAATGGTTACCCCTCAATCTATGTGATCTAGATCTCTTTGTGAAGGTCTTGTGGCTCACATGTAGAGCTCAAGGCGATCGGGATCCGAAACCACCGAAACGAGGGTCGTAGGGCGTCTGAACCTACGATTATGTGACTGCTGGCGGTCAGGCCTGTTCGACCAGTTCGTATCCCGCCTCGTCCACGGCGGCCCGGACGGCGCTCTCGTCGAGTACCGATTCGGACACGACGGTCACCTGGCCGGTCGCGGCGGTGGCCTGGACGGACGTGACGCCCTCGATCGTGGAGATCTCGCCCGAGACGGCGCCCTCGCAATGGCCGCAGCTCATGCCCTTGACCTGGTAGACGGTGGTGACTGCGCCGGAGGTCCCGGTCGGGCCGGTCGTCGTCTCGGTGGTCATGGCGTTCTCCTCTTCGAGGGCTTGACGGACATCGATCTCCTCGAACTTTACCCCTAGGGGGTATGAAAGCGAAGTCGGGCCCCCGCGCCGCGAACGGCGCGAGGGCCCGACCGGTGCGTCGCCCCCTCTGTCTGTTCCTGTCCGTGTGTCAGCCCGTCAGGTCCGGTGCCCCGGGATCA includes these proteins:
- a CDS encoding sugar phosphate isomerase/epimerase family protein — encoded protein: MTVKQLSLPELTEACVRLGIPGVGLWRAPVQEYGVEAAAKLVREAGLGVTTLCRGGFLTAADPAGRAEALADNRAAIDEAVTLGTDTLVLVSGGLPSGDQDLAGARERIADALGELAPYAGERGIRLAIEPLHPMFASDRCVVSTLDQALELAERFPADQVGVVVDTYHVWWDDRAPAAVARAAGRVFSFQLADWTTPLPAGVLNGRGQLGDGAVDLRAWRARVDAAGYDGPVEVELFNDELWARDGVELLEEVVERYVAHALPR
- a CDS encoding SF1B family DNA helicase RecD2; translation: MSNRSAQDTPTPTPTHTPAPALAVLEAVLERITYANEENGYTVARVDTGRGGDLLTVVGALLGAQPGESLRMEGRWASHPQYGKQFTVENYTTVLPATIQGIRRYLGSGLIKGIGPRIADRIVEHFGLDTLDIVEREPKRLVEVPGLGPKRTKMIAAAWEEQKAIKEVMIFLQGVGVSTSIAVRIYKKYGDASISVVRNEPYRLAADVWGIGFLTADRIAQAVGIPHDSPERVKAGLQYALSQSTDQGHCFLPEERLIADAVKLLQVDTGLVIECLAVLTTEDEGAVRERVPGPEGGEPVNGIYLVPFHRAELSLSAQVLRLLRTGEDRMPAFRDVAWDKALAWLADRTGAALAPEQQQAVRLALTEKVAVLTGGPGCGKSFTVRSIVELARAKKAKVVLAAPTGRAAKRLAELTGAEASTVHRLLELKPGGDAAYDRDRPLDADLVVVDEASMLDLLLANKLVKAVAPGAHLLLVGDVDQLPSVGAGEVLRDLLAEGGPVPQVRLTRIFRQAQRSGVVTNAHRINSGVHPITQGLSDFFLFVEDETEDAGRVTVEVAARRIPAKFGLDPRRDVQVLAPMHRGPAGAGALNGLLQQAITPGRPDLPEKRLGGRVFRVGDKVTQIRNNYEKGENGVFNGTVGVVTSLNLEDQRLTVLTDEDEEVPYDFDELDELAHAYAMTIHRSQGSEYPAVVIPVTTGAWMMLQRNLLYTAVTRAKKLVVLVGSRKAIGQAVRTVSAGRRFTALDHRLSGLPLPDDRPAVRN
- a CDS encoding citrate synthase, translated to MRDDVSEKRDNDANDAVVLRYGDGEYTYPVINSTVGDSGFDIGKLRAQTGLVTLDSGYGNTAAYKSGITYLDGEQGILRYRGYPIEQLAERSSFVEVAYLLINGELPTVDELASFKNEITQHTLLHEDVKRFYDGFPRDAHPMAMLSSVVSALSTFYQDSHNPFDEKQRHLSTIRLLAKLPTIAAYAYKKSIGHPFVYPRNDLGYVENFLRMTFSVPAQEYVPDPVVVAALDKLLILHADHEQNCSTSTVRLVGSSQANMFASISAGISALWGPLHGGANASVLEMLEGIQAAGGDVDAFIRKVKNKEDGVKLMGFGHRVYKNFDPRAKIIKAAAHDVLSALGKSDELLDIALKLEEHALADEYFVERKLYPNVDFYTGLIYRAMGFPTEMFTVLFAIGRLPGWIAQWHEMIKEPGSRIGRPRQIYTGEVLRDFVPVEGR
- a CDS encoding heavy-metal-associated domain-containing protein, which codes for MTTETTTGPTGTSGAVTTVYQVKGMSCGHCEGAVSGEISTIEGVTSVQATAATGQVTVVSESVLDESAVRAAVDEAGYELVEQA